DNA sequence from the Bacteroidota bacterium genome:
CCTTGCCTGGTCATTAGCCGAGATGACGCATTCGGCAATGCGCCTCGGGGCAGTGCCATTCCTGTTCGGGCTCGCAATGGTGCAAATGAGATTGTCGCAGGAGAGGGCGGCACAACATACCGCGTCTCAACCCCACGCAAACATGGTAGCACAAAGTAACACATCGGCGCATCGCATACACGTTTGATGACGAACGCGGTATCACAAAAGCGGGCCGAATCTCTGCTCACGTATGTGCCCGGCTCGTTGCAGGAAGGGAAGGAGATTCCAGGTCCAGAGCTCAGAAGTGCCGATGAACAGCGTGTACGCGTACTGCAAGTGGGGAACTTCCTCTCGCAACGGGGATACACACGCCAGTTTGTCGAAGAGCTTTCCGACAGACTCGAACAGGAGGGATGGAATATCATCAGGGCGTCGGATCGGGCGAACAAAGTTGCACGTCTCGGATCGATCGTACGAAGAATTGTTGTGGACAGAAACCGGTTCGACATCGCGCATATTACGGTGTACAGCGGAACCGCATTTCTGTGGGCAGAAACGGCGGCTATGATTCTTGCATTAATGCGGAAGCCTTTTGTTCTCTCGCTTCACGGAGGCAACCTCCCGTCTTTTGCGGCACGTTGGCCGGGACGCGTCAGACGGTTACTCCTGTCGGCGGATGTGGTCATAGCGCCGTCGGGATATATGCGAGACGCCATGCTGAAGTTCCGCAAAGATATTTCGCTGATCGCCAACCCGGTTGATACACGACTCTTTGCATACCGG
Encoded proteins:
- a CDS encoding glycosyltransferase family 4 protein, which produces MTNAVSQKRAESLLTYVPGSLQEGKEIPGPELRSADEQRVRVLQVGNFLSQRGYTRQFVEELSDRLEQEGWNIIRASDRANKVARLGSIVRRIVVDRNRFDIAHITVYSGTAFLWAETAAMILALMRKPFVLSLHGGNLPSFAARWPGRVRRLLLSADVVIAPSGYMRDAMLKFRKDISLIANPVDTRLFAYRHRELLRPRLVWLRSFHETYNPALAAQILSLLVSEFPDMTLTMAGPDKGDGSFQRVKETARELGVERNIVFTGRLENKEVPGFLSNADLFVNTTNVDNTPISILEAMACGLCVVTTNVGGIPYLLENDHEALLVEPNDAARMAGAIRRILTEPDLARRLSQNARRKAEQCDWSNIMLEWKRIFTSLHSNG